The sequence aaaaatcttaacatTAAttctgattttaaaaatttaatttaaacctGATTGTATATATGTGgattatcttttaattaatctgttTACAGAAACATGTGTATTGATTTTTGGAGCATGGGACATGGCAGATGTCTTTATTTAGATAAGTTATTGCGAGTCACAGCCAAGTTTATCTTCATGTTCTTTGAATTTTCCCTCCTTTGTACCCATGGTTTCTGCAACATATATCGACATAAATAAGACCACTGCCTATGAACTATTCGTACTGttttttctctcttattttCTACAATTTCTCCCTTATCTGCAGCACTTTTCTCACTATCCTTTATGGAATCATTTCTCATTCTTCAAATTAAAGATTTTGAATTTAGACATATAAATATGCtttgtatttttcattattatttttaaagcatTGCTATTTGTTGGTAATCATCAAAACCAGGATCCACTTCAGTAATTATTAAacgattgtatttaaatttctcttagcattttaaaaatcaaaaacttatATGGAAACATGAAATTATAGCTTTAAGACAAGAGCCAATTAAATTGTCACTCTGCGGCATACGGTAATCGTTAGTAACAAACAtcaattttattgattttttttttcttttacttaaaaaaaaatgaataaaagatTGATAATATTGAAGCTGTtttctttcaattaattaatcaattgtaTATGTAAATTTGAAGTtctaaattatcaaataagaTGCTGAAAAAATTTCATGACTATATCacaccaaaataaattacaaatagtaaggataattataatttttcttttttatttctttttaggaGGAAGGGAGAGAGAGCAAAGGACAGAGAAGAAAGTCTCAAGAAGATGAAAAAATTGAGAGGAAtaggatttctttttttttttttttttttttgggtaaagtaAGAGGAATGGGATTAGTGTCATTCCGATGAAATCACGAGTGACTTCATGATTGGCCCAATGTTTTAAACGTGACAAAAATTAAACCCTGAAAGACTCAGTCTGATAAATGAATATGATGCAGCAGCTCCCAATGTCGGCCAGATACTGTATATCTTTTGGGCTTTCAAGATATTATTTTCCAATGTCTGATTCACAATTTCTCATCCTTTTGTCTCATTTTTCAATCTTGTTCCACGCTTTTGAATTCGGCAGCTGAAACTTCCTGCTCACTGTAGCCAAAACTTTTttctaacttttatttttcaggttctttaattttgaaaattcaatttgagggcttttgtttaaaaatctcccggaaatatttatgttataatcattaagaataatattagaGTGACCAAATTGTCTACTCaatgatttgataaataatgtaatatttaaatatttttttattttaattatccaTTTATAAGTTCACtaccatatttaaattatactcatatgtatatatatatattatcactttatttgataaacaatttgatacatttaatataaaagtttaagtaaataaaaaattaattaaattgtaatttcaaAACTCGGTAATGCAACAGAACTATGACTTCAACCTAGGTGTTTAGAAGAGTTACCCTATTAAATTATTGCATTTCCAAAAAAGTAAGCCTacgatttattttatatttttctctgacAGATTTAGAATTGAAAACAAATTGTGAGCCTCATGACAGACTTAGAGAGAACGCAGGCATGCAATGCATAAATGCAGTTAGAAAgtaggaaaataaagaagataaatCAAACAGAGAGTATATGCCAGTTAATTAATAAGAAATGGATTTTCTAGTCATATTTTTTGACAAATCGAAGTACAACCATTTTTGTATTCAGACAATAACAAATTACATAaatgggtttttgtttttttttgccatATATCTTTCTTTAGGGGTATAGATctggaaaataattaaagaatgtTCAGTGCGAGTCATACATATGTGAACAAGAATTTTTCAGCTGACGTGTACATCACTTTAtacgatgattttttaaaacatcaccatctaaaatattgttatttaataaaatacgcTATCTGCCACgaaaacgattttttttttttaaaaaaaaaaaaaaacgagttTCATATATAAATCCTACACTGaacaaattctaattaatcaatgTGAAAATGTTTCgtagtttttgaatttttgtgatttaatttttcaaacaaagaTAATTAAGCTTATTAATATCTATGTGGAGAAAGGACCATTAATTTAACGACTACCGGGGCTTCACTAGATTCTCTAGAAGGTGGTGGTCCTGATGATATATAGAAGACGTTTCTTGTTACAATCAATTTCTGATTTTTTCCATAAAATGTGAAACGTATAATTTAGATAGATGCCTAgggatgatatatatatatatatatatataagtcgtTTCTTCTTGTGTTTTTCTCTCTGGAAGATACATCTgtatattttctaattatagACAAAGTTGttggtaataattaataaagctTATGATGAATATGTAATGTATGTGTGGAAAAACATAACCAATTTTATATGTTTCGATCCTAAAATATTTTCTGATGGTGAACAAGCATTGCACTTATAGTCACCTAAACGAAATAATTCAATATGACAAAACagatccataaaaaaataataataacaaaagagGAAGTTTCCTAGGAAATAATCCTCTTGGTGTCCTCCCTTTCAAAAAGGTTGAATGTTcagcaaaaaattattttaattaattaaattatttggaataACACAAATGTAGCTAGCctttttttggtcaaaacaaATGTAGCTAGCTTGATTCATGCATATGCTACAATAATGTAAAGTTTAGCTAGCTagtctcttttttcttcttatctaattttattattattatttttaatggtaTTGTTTCGCTAGCTAGTCAAGACTACGAtctatgtattatttaatttaatataactaaCTTTTTATATCTTTATGAAGGTCCTCGAGTTGATgtttgaaacaaaaaatatatatataaaataatgctAAAGGCAACAtataatctaataaaatttctaatatatgtgttattatttaattagtttatatttaaatattttttttaagtgtttacttattcatatttaaattatattatcatgttaaccaatcaaataattttgtatatattcgCTTTTTTAATCAGTTTGTATATAGCCAGCTCgtttacataaaattaatttgtactaaaaatattttcattaatactCTAAAGGAAACAGAGATACATGCACAATGACAAGTAAAATAACATTCAAGAATTATTCTACAACCACAAATAGAGaactataaaaacaaaaacccaataATTAAGTAAACGGCTAAAGGAAACAGAGATACATGCACAATGACtagtaaaataaaatccaagaaTTATTCTACAACCACAAATACagagaattataaaaaaaattaaataacaaaaaacaaaaaacaaaaacccagtAATTAAGTAAATGACCTAAAATGGTACATCTCCCAAATGTGGGTtcgccaaaaaaataataataataaaaaatttaagatgctCATTAAAGCATATGTAAGTTAATGCCATGTATGTGCCACCTTACAAgttccataaaaaataatgggGATAGCATCTTTCAATGGTGCTGATTCTTAATTAAGGATACGCTTTGTAACTCGTATAGTCAAGATTATTTATGAagatattgtcaaaaaaaattaataagaggATAATATTGAATAAGGTTTATATTCCATGATTTCGAGAtggaaaagtaacaagaaaatgaaaagaaacacTACCTAGAAAATGTTAAACTAAGAATATCAATTACTTGTTAAAGTAAGtaaataaggggaaaaaaaaaaaaaagcactcgGTAATATTCAttgcatatattatattttatattttatatattatcttatgtaatttcttaatataaaaaaaaattgcatcaatTGGTAAGGGAGACGATATTCttggacaatttttttttaaaataaattttggaaattaaggTTGGGGAAGAGATAACTCAATTTGGACCAAAAAAAGATTGCCACGCCTCACAACATTCTCTTATATGGAAACGTGGGAATCGTACTTTTCCTTGTCCGTGTACTTTTCACTAATTGTTACCATCATGTTCTGTACTAAAATATTGATTGTATTAGACAATATTTTGAATTTGAGttctttaatttcaatattaaaacaatatatatgatatattttgttgttatatgaaatttataatttatctgTACTTTCAAAATTATAGGGCTACgttcataatatatttatatatgataattttatgaTGTAACGTATACGAAGataaatgtttttgaaaaaattattatttttttttaataatattgatgattttttatttttttaaaaaatattatttttgcaaatatttatacaataaaaaattataaatatccgtaccataaaaattttttatatatatatacatgatcataaataaattttttaacgtTAAAGATGAGATATTCAAAATTGATTGaagaaacaataatttttactattaaaCTACAGAACAGCTGCGAAGTAAGCAATTACATAGTAAGAAACTCtctctataaatatttatttatgtgaaCATTGGTATCAATGCAtcttaaactatatataatttaacacttTGCACTTTGACACCTTTTTTTTCCTGGTATTTTACACCTTGAACTTCATTTTAGGatgcaaaatgcaaaaaatttcatataacaaatttaataaaaaatcaataaacttttttgACTAAtgacaattattatttttgaataaattagtaATGTCTTAAAGGaatgcaaatataatttttgaaaatatatgaaaaaataatatgtaactattataaagattgaaaaaaataataataataaagaccTATAGAAAATAAGtaatcataaaaaatgaaagattatttttataaaataagctattttatttatcacatgaattttttatgtttatatttgttattttacaaaataatttaaaatttttctaatatgtacattttcataaaatttcactttttcccaaaaaaaatattttttttatgcttgtTCAAATCTTATtgatctttatgttttttttttgggatatttattttatttttataaaatttatacatattataaatatttaaaaaaaaataaagaccctttaaaaatataaggtgtttctaaaatctaaaaaattcaaaattattatcataaaatatattattttatttattacatgtacctttttacatttttatttattgtttaagaaaaaaaatacttataagATTTcctaatatgtattttttaataaaattttcactttttcaaaaaaaaatattaatttttttagggcttatatgtaaatatttttatttaatttttgaaaaattacattttaaattttttttagttcttttacaaacttctttaaaatacaatagtattatttaatagttttttttaatactttaattgatgttttgtttgaaaaattttatattttgcaccttaaattatatgaaattgcattttacatatttattttttgccccaatgccaagcatgtgactattctatttaaaaatttaacagaaaaaagaatgaaaatgcagggtgcaaagaaaaataaagtttaaGATACACAATATCTAGAAAAATAGTTTAGGTATcagacaaaatttaaaattttgatattgatgaaaatatcgaaagtttaaaatatgaaaatttttatgaaaatattgaaaagtatcaaatatcaataaaaatttacaaaaaaatgatagaaatttatttaaaaaactaaaaaattttgttaaaaatttaacattagcttatttaatcaatcaattattaaattgattataaaatttacaaaagtattaaataaatattatatttttttaatcaatttaatttacagTAAACAGTaacgatcataaataaactattgtttatgaaaatatgcaaatatatatatatccttgataaaattgtttattaattaagataaaaaaattattacaattatattatatttcataaatatcatctaaTTACTCATAGAActtttaaataattgaaaattattaggtttttttattctcattttgagatgtgaaatgtgaaaaataattattaaaagacgcatttctttgataattttttatgtaattattaatatatcaaatataaggATTTTGTATTAAAAGTAGTTGTCTTTAATGTTTAGTATAACACATcctattatctttttatttttatttcttaatgttattaatttaaatgctatcaatactaattatatataatattgtattttcatgttattattttccattcttatataattaattaataatttataattataggaTTATAATAAATctatcttatacaaaatgtatagcatgcatatatattttatagataaaTCTAGAGtgaccaaatttttttatcaaaattttgatatctttGATTTGATAACTTTTAGATGGTTtattcacttatatatataaagcactatcaatttaacaccattaaaaaactatcacataattgattactaaaattttgataaaaacaatTTGGTACCTGTTGCATTGCtcatattttatcaatgaataaaatttatcaaagttattcaatttaattcatttcgttttatttatatcattaaatatttaaaagacaattaaaagttaaaaaaaaagattactaaaattaatttagtaaaataatttactaaatatcaataatatttatgaatttttttattaaaaaaatttgaaaaaatttcataaatatttctagaaattttagaaatttacatgaaaaattttaaaattttgatagatattatagatttttttaatcaaattgttaagtatttgatatggatattttgataaaattcatATGTAAATTTcggtcaaattttaaaaattttgatggatattatgaaaattctatccatttcaatttaaaatctaaatttctttttaatctttcaaaaaaaatgaaaattttgaaaataatttgacgaaaattttgatatttaaaacatTGGTATCAAATGCATTGATGccaatatcttttatttataaaaaccGTTTTTTCTCCTCTTATATATTAGCCAATAATATAATGGACTCGAACAGGAAATGAATTGatctttttttggaattttttctaTATCATTACTCATACATTATGTCTTTGTTATCATTTATTACAACtttttatagattaaaaaagagaaagaaaaaaaatcttgtcCGAGCATGGAGcccataatttatatatatatatatatatataaatttttttttttataaattttataaaaatatattgtggAGATAATTTCAAAGAATATGTCGGCATTCAATTATTTAGAATGCATGGGTTACAAATCCAGAAACATATGGAGAAATATATTCCCATTTTCCTCAATTTTTCCGATTTCCATTCTTGGCTAAACGATAAGCATTATCCGAAGCCGCAGTGCATGGTGTAGATTGTAGAACTAAAGACGAGGGGCAATTGTGTGGACAGCAACAGGCAATAGGAAAGCGACACGTATtctgtcaaaaaataaaaaaataaaaataaaaagaagtaaaaattcATCTTAatcttctctccctctctctctctctccaccatatataataaattacaacACGTGGGTTTATATCCCACTATGAAACCAATTCATATTCATTCCAGAATCACATGCCTTGTAATCTCGTCCCGTCAACCCTCTCCCCTAACCATTTTTGTCGTATACCTTTCCCTACCACCACCACTTCCACagcaccctctctctctctctctctctctctctctctaaaaaaatTACCTTAATTATGTTGTATGTTGATGTTCAAGCTCTTCTCCCCCATAAAAGTggaaccttttttttctttcttcccaaacactatatatttttatatatatgtaatttatttgccttatttatttatttatttaattttttttgtttttatgtatgGTAGTGAGCAAATCAAGTTGCTCACGGCGCCGAAATTCAGTCCATTCCCAAATCCTTATAAATAACCCCCTCTTTGGGCAGTTTTCTCAAAccacacacaccaaaaaaacaaaacaaaaaaaaaaagaaacataaccctttttctgtcttttttcttctttctgtttggaaaaagagaaaaaaaaaatgacgggCTGCTTACAGAGTTGGCCTGAGCCAGTTGTGAGAGTTCAGTCGTTAGCCGAAAGTGGCATAATTTCAATCCCAAAATGCTATGTCAAACCCCTATCTCAAAGACCATCGGCTAGTTCttctaataatattaacaataacaatTCCTCCATTTCAaaaagtagtagtagtagtcaTACTTCTACACCTACTACAACTAGTAGTGAAGAAGAGATTGATATACCAATTATCAGTCTGGAGGACTTGTTCAGCGACGAAGAAAGGGTCCGAGAGAGGGCGCTCAGTTTGCTATCGGAAGCGTGCAAAGAGTGGGGTTTTTTCCAGATTGTGAACCATGGTGTCAGCCATGAACTGATGAAGAATGTGAAAGCCATGTGGAGGGAATTCTTCGGGCTTCCGCTGGAGGTAAAACAGGAATATTCGAATTCTCCGGTGACTTATGAAGGTTACGGAAGCCGTTTGGGAGTGGAGAAAGGTGCTGTTTTGGATTGGAGTgattatttctttcttcattttatgCCTCCAGCTCTTAGAAACCCAGACAAGTGGCCTTCACTTCCTCCTTCATGCAGGTACTACTGTTTTGCATATTTAAAACGTGATATATTTAATCACTTGTTTGGCtacgtaaaatatatatatatatatatatatatgttttcttttttgttttcttggactgatattttaattgaaaaaaaagaatagtcaAGCTCTGGATTTAATTGGTCAATATGTCGCTAAGATTGTTcggccaaaacaaaaaaaaaaaagtgttgcgCAAATAATGCTACATGTCTTTGACCCGGAAgtttttcttcatttcattAATAAATTCATTCTGGATATTTATATTTGGTCAATATGCACGTGTAACAGTTGAGCTTATAATTACCACAACTGTGTAGCAGATTTGAATGAACCCATTCTGTGAAGGAGAACTATAACTTGTTTGCTTGATCTGTTgacagtaaaatatatattataatataataataataataacaaaatagtattctaaactatatattaattttcataaagcTTTAGTATTAAAGCttgttaaaactttaaaatatataaatcaattatgTTTTTGTTAGAAGGATATGGTTTTAAGTAATAGCACATTGTAATAGTGTTTTGATACTTTATTTAGACCAATTCAGatgttatttatttcttttaaattaaaacgTGATTTAgaagaattttaaaaagtacTTTAATTGATGATACACAATTATATTAGTTAATCAATTGTGCATAAGCTTCACATGtgcatttccaaaataaaattttaaaacatatattatatatataatgtctaCATTACTTGAAAGCAGATAAGAATTTTTATggtttctaccaaaaaaaataataagaagaagaagaagaagactatTTATGTCGATCCTTTTAGCACTTGAGTTTGGTTTCTTTcctttcattaatttattatgataaCTTTTTATAGGCATGACCTCTAATCAGTTCCTAAAAAGTTTCAGAGACATGGCCAATCAACTTGAGGGGCCACGAATCAGGCCTTGCCAATTGAACTTTTGTCTTCAAAACGCTTGCAAATTGCTAGCTTACCCATTGTCGGCTGCTTTACAcccttataaaatattttttaacaatctCGTTTGTTATTAGTGGATATTAACTTCTGAGTTTGCATTCCCATAATCAGGTTGAAGAGTTATATAATTAACCTTggattgattttgattttcaagGCATACTGATTAATTGACTAATTATATATGGTTTCTCATGTAGGGACTTGATAATGGAATATGGTAATGAAGTGGTTAGATTATGTGGAAAATTGATGAAGTTTTTATCAATAAACCTTGGGCTAGGAGAGGACTACCTTCAAAATGCATATGGAGGAGATGACATTGGAGCTTGCTTAAGGGTTAATTTCTATCCAAAATGTCCACAGCCAGACCTTACACTTGGTCTCTCCTCACACTCAGACCCTGGTGGGTTGACACTTCTCCTACCGGAAGAAAATGTGGCCGGACTCCAAGTTCGTCGGGGTGATAATTGGATTACCGTCAAACCCATTCCGAATGCATTCATTGTCAACATAGGGGACCAAACCCAGGTCCAAAACTCTTCAATtagatatttcttttttcttttttctttttttcttttttttttttgtttggtaaactTATTTGCTTTTGTCTATGTAGGTGCTAAGCAATGCAATTTACAAAAGTGTGGAGCATAGAGTAATAGTGAATTCACAGAAAGACCGTGTATCTTTGGCCTTCTTCTATAATCCCAAGAGCGATTTACTAATTCAGCCAGCCAAGGAGCTAGTCACAAAAGATAGGCCAGCACTTTACCCTGCAATGACATTCGATGAATACAGACTTTATATTAGGACAAAAGGTCCTTGTGGCAAAGCACAAGTGGAATCTTTAAAATCCCCCAGATAATATCTTACTTGTAATGTACTATTTCTTGGATGATATCTCCCAGCTTAGATGGTATCTCCTCGCTTATTTGGAAGACAAACTAAGTATCTTAGCTatgttattgaaaatttaaattatccctttttatatttttttggtaaattaaacTATCCTTTTTTATGTATTCGACACTTGAAGCAAATTAATTTGCATGCCCCACATGTGGGGAAACAAACTGAATGACACGTTATGCATGcaagttttctttttcattttatattttttcccaTTTGGTCTTCGATATCTTTTTCAAAGCAACATTAATGGCTAGCTCAAATCAGGAAACAAGTTGAATCATGGATTGCAATTGGACTAACAAATGAgtctactttttttatttagatgTTGCATGTAACATTGCTGTTATTTGCCAGCTCTCTGCTCCATGAGTGTTGTTGATAAGGAATTCCAAAAATAGTGAATGATATTTTGATCAGATTTGACGAATGGTATATATCGTGCAACTTTTTTGGCCAGTTGAATGAGATCTTTTAAAGTTGTTGCCTCATTTAATTCAGAAGTGACATCGATCACATGCTGCTCACTTTCAAGAAAGATTTTGGTTTGCTATCTCGGAGATCCGGGTATCAATGACAGAGTATAAAATTTGCTATTCACTCTGAAATTCTTCTTTTCATGAACTTGATCATTAATTTCTTTGTATTTGTAACGTAATATTACAAAACTATAACATTTTATGGCTATTTTGAAATAGTCCAATAGGATTGAACCTAAGATATTATAGTTAAGTcgtcaccaaaaaaaaaattaaataaacattttatatattaaagcaGGAAGAATTTAAACTTGAATCATTATACATGAGGAAATATTCTTTTACCAATGAATTGTCACcgcaagaacaaaataaaaaagagcatTAACCACGGACCCCTTAAGAGACATGGATTTTTATGGCTAAAACTACTTTTCATAGATGTAAAGTACTTTTAGCTACAACAAAAAATTTTTAGGTACTGAATTGTTGATCACGACGTAGCATCTGCATTTATTATGCTAAAAATTGTTGCTCATAAAATCAGACTTTTAGAAACAAAATGCTgtggctaatatatatatatatatatatattatctaaatCCTTACAGCAACAGTTTAATGGCTTTCCTGGAgcaataatttcaaattttgaaaatcaatttctccaatgttaggaaaaagaaaaaaaggcccGATCCAATT comes from Ziziphus jujuba cultivar Dongzao chromosome 6, ASM3175591v1 and encodes:
- the LOC125419205 gene encoding jasmonate-induced oxygenase 4 gives rise to the protein MTGCLQSWPEPVVRVQSLAESGIISIPKCYVKPLSQRPSASSSNNINNNNSSISKSSSSSHTSTPTTTSSEEEIDIPIISLEDLFSDEERVRERALSLLSEACKEWGFFQIVNHGVSHELMKNVKAMWREFFGLPLEVKQEYSNSPVTYEGYGSRLGVEKGAVLDWSDYFFLHFMPPALRNPDKWPSLPPSCRDLIMEYGNEVVRLCGKLMKFLSINLGLGEDYLQNAYGGDDIGACLRVNFYPKCPQPDLTLGLSSHSDPGGLTLLLPEENVAGLQVRRGDNWITVKPIPNAFIVNIGDQTQVLSNAIYKSVEHRVIVNSQKDRVSLAFFYNPKSDLLIQPAKELVTKDRPALYPAMTFDEYRLYIRTKGPCGKAQVESLKSPR